In one window of Miscanthus floridulus cultivar M001 chromosome 12, ASM1932011v1, whole genome shotgun sequence DNA:
- the LOC136497489 gene encoding RNA polymerase II C-terminal domain phosphatase-like 1 isoform X4 encodes MIKSLVYYGNTHVGEVEVWPKGQTDLAWAREIRVDRLSPASERCPPLAVLHVVAAGARCLVMESKSTATAHEPPPPLITMHTTCLKDNKTAVFPLGAEEIHLVAMTSKRNMPNGACFWGFKVPLGLYNSCLSMLNLRCLGIVFDLDETLIVANTTRSFEDRIDAIQRKLNNETDPQRISGMLAEIKRYQEDKSILKQYIESDQVTDGGELYKVQSEVIPPLADNHQQPMTRPIIRLHEKNIILTRINPSIRDTSVLVRLRPAWDDLRSYLIARGRKRFEVYVCTMAERDYALEMWRLLDPDSRLINSVQLLDRLVCVKSGSRKSLLNVFHDGSCHPGMALVIDDRLKVWDERDQRRVHVVPAFAPYYAPQAEANFPIPVLCVARNVACNVRGGFFKEFDEGIIPRITEVCYEDELDDILSAPDVSNYFISEDENAAVSNVNKSPLAFDGMADAEVEKRMKEASSSFQSANPITNNVDLMSVAANQHCVTLTPISSSTPVAPPLGMPLNNDLDPHPPSLRWHVAQSGHVDPSQGSPAREEGEVPESELDPDTRRRLLILQHGQDTRDPAPPFPAGPPSQVSVPPVQSHGNWVCLEDEMNPRNLNKVSTEFNLESDSVQYDKKQLQHTSYIPIGDNPMSYDRYNYQNQRYPSQPPQSEDYHTLHNHAPTAYRSFSGQRSSHMESGRHFARYGGIPGVLEEIALKCGFKVEYRSTLCDTAELQFSVEVVIFGEKVGEGVGKTRKEAQCRAADTSLRNLADKFLSWDPDKVTFLKENDFNRHPKSNRYPGSNIYDTLPVASTSAESRYMNDRIDTLRKPGASFAALKELCTVEGYNLDFHAQPSVDGSVDKEIRAQVEIGGKVLGKGVGATWEEAKLQAADEAYGMLKSMLGQHVPRQSASPRSVAPNFNKRFKPDFSQALQRIPSGRYSRNDSRFP; translated from the exons ACGGCTGTTTTTCCACTTGGAGCAGAAGAGATACACTTAGTGGCGATGACTTCTAAGAGAAACATGCCAAATGGTGCATGTTTTTGGGGCTTTAAAGTGCCATTGGGCTTGTATAATTCTTGCCTGAGTATGCTGAATCTTCGATGCCTTGGTATTGTGTTTGACCTTGATGAAACATTAATTGTTGCCAATACCACGCGATCTTTTGAAGACAGGATAGATGCTATTCAGAGAAAATTGAATAATGAGACTGATCCGCAGCGCATTAGTGGTATGTTGGCGGAGATCAAGAGGTACCAAGAAGACAAGTCTATCCTAAAACAGTATATAGAAAGTGACCAGGTTACTGATGGAGGAGAATTGTACAAAGTACAATCAGAGGTCATTCCACCCTTAGCTGATAATCATCAACAACCTATGACACGCCCGATTATAAGGTTGCACGAGAAAAATATTATCTTGACACGTATAAATCCATCA ATAAGAGATACTAGTGTTCTGGTGCGGTTAAGACCTGCATGGGACGACCTTCGGAGCTACTTAATTGCAAGAGGTCGCAAACGTTTTGAGGTTTATGTGTGCACAATGGCTGAGAGGGACTACGCTTTGGAAATGTGGAGGTTGCTTGATCCAGATTCAAGATTGATAAACTCCGTTCAACTTCTTGACAGACTTGTATGTGTCAAATCTG GGTCAAGAAAATCTTTGCTAAATGTGTTCCATGATGGATCTTGTCACCCTGGAATGGCCCTTGTCATTGACGACCGTTTGAAAGTTTGGGATGAGAGGGACCAACGTAGAGTTCACGTTGTTCCTGCATTTGCTCCATATTACGCTCCCCAGGCAGAG GCAAACTTCCCTATTCCAGTTCTATGCGTCGCACGGAATGTTGCTTGCAATGTTAGGGGTGGTTTCTTCAA AGAATTTGATGAGGGTATCATTCCAAGGATTACTGAAGTTTGTTATGAGGACGAATTGGATGACATTCTTTCTGCTCCTGATGTTAGCAATTATTTTATTTCAGAG GACGAGAATGCTGCTGTTTCAAATGTAAACAAAAGCCCACTAGCTTTTGATGGTATGGCAGATGCAGAGGTTGAGAAGAGAATGAAG GAAGCTTCTTCCAGCTTTCAATCTGCGAATCCAATAACAAATAATGTCGATCTGATGTCAGTAGCCGCTAACCAACACTGTGTTACACTTACACCTATATCCTCATCTACTCCAGTAGCACCACCACTGGGTATGCCTTTGAATAATGATCTGGatcctcatcctccttcactaAGATGGCATGTTGCTCAATCTGGCCATGTGGATCCTTCCCAAGGTTCTCCGGCTAGGGAAGAGGGTGAAGTTCCTGAGTCTGAATTGGATCCTGACACTCGGAGAAGGCTTCTCATATTACAACATGGTCAAGACACAAGAGATCCTGCACCGCCGTTTCCTGCTGGACCTCCTTCACAAGTCTCAGTACCTCCTGTGCAATCTCATGGAAATTGGGTTTGCTTAGAGGATGAAATGAACCCTAGGAACCTGaacaaggtttcaacagaatttAATTTAGAATCTGATTCTGTACAGTATGATAAGAAGCAATTGCAGCATACATCATACATCCCTATCGGGGATAATCCTATGTCTTATGATAGATACAATTATCAGAATCAGAGATATCCTTCTCAG CCACCTCAAAGTGAAGATTATCATACACTTCATAACCATGCGCCTACAGCTTATCGATCCTTTTCTG GGCAAAGAAGCAGCCATATGGAATCGGGACGACATTTTGCACGATATGGAGGAATTCCAGGTGTATTAGAGGAAATTGCGTTGAAGTGTGGATTTAAG GTGGAGTACCGATCAACTTTATGTGATACGGCAGAGTTGCAATTCTCCGTTGAG GTTGTGATTTTTGGAGAAAAAGTAGGTGAAGGAGTTGGAAAAACAAGGAAAGAAGCACAGTGTCGAGCTGCAGATACATCCTTAAGAAATCTGGCAG ACAAATTTCTATCATGGGACCCAGATAAGGTGACATTTCTGAAGGAGAATGACTTTAATAGGCATCCAAAGTCAAACAGATATCCAGGAAGTAATATATATGACACATTACCAGTTGCAAGCACTTCAGCTGAGTCTAGATATATGAATGACAGAATTGATACTTTAAGAAAACCTGGTGCTTCTTTTGCTGCTCTTAAGGAGCTT TGTACGGTTGAAGGGTATAATTTAGATTTCCATGCTCAGCCATCTGTGGATGGTTCAGTAGATAAAGAAATTCGTGCTCAG GTAGAAATAGGAGGAAAAGTCCTTGGTAAAGGAGTTGGAGCAACATGGGAGGAAGCTAAGCTGCAG GCTGCTGATGAGGCATATGGAATGTTGAAATCCATGCTCGGTCAACATGTTCCGAGGCAATCTGCATCTCCAAG GTCAGTGGCGCCGAATTTTAATAAGCGCTTCAAGCCAGATTTCTCCCAGGCACTACAAAGGATTCCTTCAGGCAGATATTCTAGAAATGACAGTCGTTTTCCTTGA
- the LOC136497489 gene encoding RNA polymerase II C-terminal domain phosphatase-like 1 isoform X2 → MIKSLVYYGNTHVGEVEVWPKGQTDLAWAREIRVDRLSPASERCPPLAVLHVVAAGARCLVMESKSTATAHEPPPPLITMHTTCLKDNKTAVFPLGAEEIHLVAMTSKRNMPNGACFWGFKVPLGLYNSCLSMLNLRCLGIVFDLDETLIVANTTRSFEDRIDAIQRKLNNETDPQRISGMLAEIKRYQEDKSILKQYIESDQVTDGGELYKVQSEVIPPLADNHQQPMTRPIIRLHEKNIILTRINPSIRDTSVLVRLRPAWDDLRSYLIARGRKRFEVYVCTMAERDYALEMWRLLDPDSRLINSVQLLDRLVCVKSVWDERDQRRVHVVPAFAPYYAPQAEANFPIPVLCVARNVACNVRGGFFKEFDEGIIPRITEVCYEDELDDILSAPDVSNYFISEDENAAVSNVNKSPLAFDGMADAEVEKRMKEASSSFQSANPITNNVDLMSVAANQHCVTLTPISSSTPVAPPLGMPLNNDLDPHPPSLRWHVAQSGHVDPSQGSPAREEGEVPESELDPDTRRRLLILQHGQDTRDPAPPFPAGPPSQVSVPPVQSHGNWVCLEDEMNPRNLNKVSTEFNLESDSVQYDKKQLQHTSYIPIGDNPMSYDRYNYQNQRYPSQPPQSEDYHTLHNHAPTAYRSFSGQRSSHMESGRHFARYGGIPGVLEEIALKCGFKVEYRSTLCDTAELQFSVEVVIFGEKVGEGVGKTRKEAQCRAADTSLRNLADKFLSWDPDKVTFLKENDFNRHPKSNRYPGSNIYDTLPVASTSAESRYMNDRIDTLRKPGASFAALKELCTVEGYNLDFHAQPSVDGSVDKEIRAQGVPSAESSRSVRGLGKGVSGKPYPHLCNARRPRLEPGTFRSQAVEIGGKVLGKGVGATWEEAKLQAADEAYGMLKSMLGQHVPRQSASPRSVAPNFNKRFKPDFSQALQRIPSGRYSRNDSRFP, encoded by the exons ACGGCTGTTTTTCCACTTGGAGCAGAAGAGATACACTTAGTGGCGATGACTTCTAAGAGAAACATGCCAAATGGTGCATGTTTTTGGGGCTTTAAAGTGCCATTGGGCTTGTATAATTCTTGCCTGAGTATGCTGAATCTTCGATGCCTTGGTATTGTGTTTGACCTTGATGAAACATTAATTGTTGCCAATACCACGCGATCTTTTGAAGACAGGATAGATGCTATTCAGAGAAAATTGAATAATGAGACTGATCCGCAGCGCATTAGTGGTATGTTGGCGGAGATCAAGAGGTACCAAGAAGACAAGTCTATCCTAAAACAGTATATAGAAAGTGACCAGGTTACTGATGGAGGAGAATTGTACAAAGTACAATCAGAGGTCATTCCACCCTTAGCTGATAATCATCAACAACCTATGACACGCCCGATTATAAGGTTGCACGAGAAAAATATTATCTTGACACGTATAAATCCATCA ATAAGAGATACTAGTGTTCTGGTGCGGTTAAGACCTGCATGGGACGACCTTCGGAGCTACTTAATTGCAAGAGGTCGCAAACGTTTTGAGGTTTATGTGTGCACAATGGCTGAGAGGGACTACGCTTTGGAAATGTGGAGGTTGCTTGATCCAGATTCAAGATTGATAAACTCCGTTCAACTTCTTGACAGACTTGTATGTGTCAAATCTG TTTGGGATGAGAGGGACCAACGTAGAGTTCACGTTGTTCCTGCATTTGCTCCATATTACGCTCCCCAGGCAGAG GCAAACTTCCCTATTCCAGTTCTATGCGTCGCACGGAATGTTGCTTGCAATGTTAGGGGTGGTTTCTTCAA AGAATTTGATGAGGGTATCATTCCAAGGATTACTGAAGTTTGTTATGAGGACGAATTGGATGACATTCTTTCTGCTCCTGATGTTAGCAATTATTTTATTTCAGAG GACGAGAATGCTGCTGTTTCAAATGTAAACAAAAGCCCACTAGCTTTTGATGGTATGGCAGATGCAGAGGTTGAGAAGAGAATGAAG GAAGCTTCTTCCAGCTTTCAATCTGCGAATCCAATAACAAATAATGTCGATCTGATGTCAGTAGCCGCTAACCAACACTGTGTTACACTTACACCTATATCCTCATCTACTCCAGTAGCACCACCACTGGGTATGCCTTTGAATAATGATCTGGatcctcatcctccttcactaAGATGGCATGTTGCTCAATCTGGCCATGTGGATCCTTCCCAAGGTTCTCCGGCTAGGGAAGAGGGTGAAGTTCCTGAGTCTGAATTGGATCCTGACACTCGGAGAAGGCTTCTCATATTACAACATGGTCAAGACACAAGAGATCCTGCACCGCCGTTTCCTGCTGGACCTCCTTCACAAGTCTCAGTACCTCCTGTGCAATCTCATGGAAATTGGGTTTGCTTAGAGGATGAAATGAACCCTAGGAACCTGaacaaggtttcaacagaatttAATTTAGAATCTGATTCTGTACAGTATGATAAGAAGCAATTGCAGCATACATCATACATCCCTATCGGGGATAATCCTATGTCTTATGATAGATACAATTATCAGAATCAGAGATATCCTTCTCAG CCACCTCAAAGTGAAGATTATCATACACTTCATAACCATGCGCCTACAGCTTATCGATCCTTTTCTG GGCAAAGAAGCAGCCATATGGAATCGGGACGACATTTTGCACGATATGGAGGAATTCCAGGTGTATTAGAGGAAATTGCGTTGAAGTGTGGATTTAAG GTGGAGTACCGATCAACTTTATGTGATACGGCAGAGTTGCAATTCTCCGTTGAG GTTGTGATTTTTGGAGAAAAAGTAGGTGAAGGAGTTGGAAAAACAAGGAAAGAAGCACAGTGTCGAGCTGCAGATACATCCTTAAGAAATCTGGCAG ACAAATTTCTATCATGGGACCCAGATAAGGTGACATTTCTGAAGGAGAATGACTTTAATAGGCATCCAAAGTCAAACAGATATCCAGGAAGTAATATATATGACACATTACCAGTTGCAAGCACTTCAGCTGAGTCTAGATATATGAATGACAGAATTGATACTTTAAGAAAACCTGGTGCTTCTTTTGCTGCTCTTAAGGAGCTT TGTACGGTTGAAGGGTATAATTTAGATTTCCATGCTCAGCCATCTGTGGATGGTTCAGTAGATAAAGAAATTCGTGCTCAG ggcgtacccagcgcagagagctcccgctctgtgcggggtctggggaagggtgtcagtggcaagccttaccctcacctgtgcaatgcgaggagaccgcgactcgaacccgggaccttccggtcacaggcg GTAGAAATAGGAGGAAAAGTCCTTGGTAAAGGAGTTGGAGCAACATGGGAGGAAGCTAAGCTGCAG GCTGCTGATGAGGCATATGGAATGTTGAAATCCATGCTCGGTCAACATGTTCCGAGGCAATCTGCATCTCCAAG GTCAGTGGCGCCGAATTTTAATAAGCGCTTCAAGCCAGATTTCTCCCAGGCACTACAAAGGATTCCTTCAGGCAGATATTCTAGAAATGACAGTCGTTTTCCTTGA
- the LOC136497489 gene encoding RNA polymerase II C-terminal domain phosphatase-like 1 isoform X1: MIKSLVYYGNTHVGEVEVWPKGQTDLAWAREIRVDRLSPASERCPPLAVLHVVAAGARCLVMESKSTATAHEPPPPLITMHTTCLKDNKTAVFPLGAEEIHLVAMTSKRNMPNGACFWGFKVPLGLYNSCLSMLNLRCLGIVFDLDETLIVANTTRSFEDRIDAIQRKLNNETDPQRISGMLAEIKRYQEDKSILKQYIESDQVTDGGELYKVQSEVIPPLADNHQQPMTRPIIRLHEKNIILTRINPSIRDTSVLVRLRPAWDDLRSYLIARGRKRFEVYVCTMAERDYALEMWRLLDPDSRLINSVQLLDRLVCVKSGSRKSLLNVFHDGSCHPGMALVIDDRLKVWDERDQRRVHVVPAFAPYYAPQAEANFPIPVLCVARNVACNVRGGFFKEFDEGIIPRITEVCYEDELDDILSAPDVSNYFISEDENAAVSNVNKSPLAFDGMADAEVEKRMKEASSSFQSANPITNNVDLMSVAANQHCVTLTPISSSTPVAPPLGMPLNNDLDPHPPSLRWHVAQSGHVDPSQGSPAREEGEVPESELDPDTRRRLLILQHGQDTRDPAPPFPAGPPSQVSVPPVQSHGNWVCLEDEMNPRNLNKVSTEFNLESDSVQYDKKQLQHTSYIPIGDNPMSYDRYNYQNQRYPSQPPQSEDYHTLHNHAPTAYRSFSGQRSSHMESGRHFARYGGIPGVLEEIALKCGFKVEYRSTLCDTAELQFSVEVVIFGEKVGEGVGKTRKEAQCRAADTSLRNLADKFLSWDPDKVTFLKENDFNRHPKSNRYPGSNIYDTLPVASTSAESRYMNDRIDTLRKPGASFAALKELCTVEGYNLDFHAQPSVDGSVDKEIRAQGVPSAESSRSVRGLGKGVSGKPYPHLCNARRPRLEPGTFRSQAVEIGGKVLGKGVGATWEEAKLQAADEAYGMLKSMLGQHVPRQSASPRSVAPNFNKRFKPDFSQALQRIPSGRYSRNDSRFP, translated from the exons ACGGCTGTTTTTCCACTTGGAGCAGAAGAGATACACTTAGTGGCGATGACTTCTAAGAGAAACATGCCAAATGGTGCATGTTTTTGGGGCTTTAAAGTGCCATTGGGCTTGTATAATTCTTGCCTGAGTATGCTGAATCTTCGATGCCTTGGTATTGTGTTTGACCTTGATGAAACATTAATTGTTGCCAATACCACGCGATCTTTTGAAGACAGGATAGATGCTATTCAGAGAAAATTGAATAATGAGACTGATCCGCAGCGCATTAGTGGTATGTTGGCGGAGATCAAGAGGTACCAAGAAGACAAGTCTATCCTAAAACAGTATATAGAAAGTGACCAGGTTACTGATGGAGGAGAATTGTACAAAGTACAATCAGAGGTCATTCCACCCTTAGCTGATAATCATCAACAACCTATGACACGCCCGATTATAAGGTTGCACGAGAAAAATATTATCTTGACACGTATAAATCCATCA ATAAGAGATACTAGTGTTCTGGTGCGGTTAAGACCTGCATGGGACGACCTTCGGAGCTACTTAATTGCAAGAGGTCGCAAACGTTTTGAGGTTTATGTGTGCACAATGGCTGAGAGGGACTACGCTTTGGAAATGTGGAGGTTGCTTGATCCAGATTCAAGATTGATAAACTCCGTTCAACTTCTTGACAGACTTGTATGTGTCAAATCTG GGTCAAGAAAATCTTTGCTAAATGTGTTCCATGATGGATCTTGTCACCCTGGAATGGCCCTTGTCATTGACGACCGTTTGAAAGTTTGGGATGAGAGGGACCAACGTAGAGTTCACGTTGTTCCTGCATTTGCTCCATATTACGCTCCCCAGGCAGAG GCAAACTTCCCTATTCCAGTTCTATGCGTCGCACGGAATGTTGCTTGCAATGTTAGGGGTGGTTTCTTCAA AGAATTTGATGAGGGTATCATTCCAAGGATTACTGAAGTTTGTTATGAGGACGAATTGGATGACATTCTTTCTGCTCCTGATGTTAGCAATTATTTTATTTCAGAG GACGAGAATGCTGCTGTTTCAAATGTAAACAAAAGCCCACTAGCTTTTGATGGTATGGCAGATGCAGAGGTTGAGAAGAGAATGAAG GAAGCTTCTTCCAGCTTTCAATCTGCGAATCCAATAACAAATAATGTCGATCTGATGTCAGTAGCCGCTAACCAACACTGTGTTACACTTACACCTATATCCTCATCTACTCCAGTAGCACCACCACTGGGTATGCCTTTGAATAATGATCTGGatcctcatcctccttcactaAGATGGCATGTTGCTCAATCTGGCCATGTGGATCCTTCCCAAGGTTCTCCGGCTAGGGAAGAGGGTGAAGTTCCTGAGTCTGAATTGGATCCTGACACTCGGAGAAGGCTTCTCATATTACAACATGGTCAAGACACAAGAGATCCTGCACCGCCGTTTCCTGCTGGACCTCCTTCACAAGTCTCAGTACCTCCTGTGCAATCTCATGGAAATTGGGTTTGCTTAGAGGATGAAATGAACCCTAGGAACCTGaacaaggtttcaacagaatttAATTTAGAATCTGATTCTGTACAGTATGATAAGAAGCAATTGCAGCATACATCATACATCCCTATCGGGGATAATCCTATGTCTTATGATAGATACAATTATCAGAATCAGAGATATCCTTCTCAG CCACCTCAAAGTGAAGATTATCATACACTTCATAACCATGCGCCTACAGCTTATCGATCCTTTTCTG GGCAAAGAAGCAGCCATATGGAATCGGGACGACATTTTGCACGATATGGAGGAATTCCAGGTGTATTAGAGGAAATTGCGTTGAAGTGTGGATTTAAG GTGGAGTACCGATCAACTTTATGTGATACGGCAGAGTTGCAATTCTCCGTTGAG GTTGTGATTTTTGGAGAAAAAGTAGGTGAAGGAGTTGGAAAAACAAGGAAAGAAGCACAGTGTCGAGCTGCAGATACATCCTTAAGAAATCTGGCAG ACAAATTTCTATCATGGGACCCAGATAAGGTGACATTTCTGAAGGAGAATGACTTTAATAGGCATCCAAAGTCAAACAGATATCCAGGAAGTAATATATATGACACATTACCAGTTGCAAGCACTTCAGCTGAGTCTAGATATATGAATGACAGAATTGATACTTTAAGAAAACCTGGTGCTTCTTTTGCTGCTCTTAAGGAGCTT TGTACGGTTGAAGGGTATAATTTAGATTTCCATGCTCAGCCATCTGTGGATGGTTCAGTAGATAAAGAAATTCGTGCTCAG ggcgtacccagcgcagagagctcccgctctgtgcggggtctggggaagggtgtcagtggcaagccttaccctcacctgtgcaatgcgaggagaccgcgactcgaacccgggaccttccggtcacaggcg GTAGAAATAGGAGGAAAAGTCCTTGGTAAAGGAGTTGGAGCAACATGGGAGGAAGCTAAGCTGCAG GCTGCTGATGAGGCATATGGAATGTTGAAATCCATGCTCGGTCAACATGTTCCGAGGCAATCTGCATCTCCAAG GTCAGTGGCGCCGAATTTTAATAAGCGCTTCAAGCCAGATTTCTCCCAGGCACTACAAAGGATTCCTTCAGGCAGATATTCTAGAAATGACAGTCGTTTTCCTTGA
- the LOC136497489 gene encoding RNA polymerase II C-terminal domain phosphatase-like 1 isoform X3, with protein MIKSLVYYGNTHVGEVEVWPKGQTDLAWAREIRVDRLSPASERCPPLAVLHVVAAGARCLVMESKSTATAHEPPPPLITMHTTCLKDNKTAVFPLGAEEIHLVAMTSKRNMPNGACFWGFKVPLGLYNSCLSMLNLRCLGIVFDLDETLIVANTTRSFEDRIDAIQRKLNNETDPQRISGMLAEIKRYQEDKSILKQYIESDQVTDGGELYKVQSEVIPPLADNHQQPMTRPIIRLHEKNIILTRINPSIRDTSVLVRLRPAWDDLRSYLIARGRKRFEVYVCTMAERDYALEMWRLLDPDSRLINSVQLLDRLVCVKSGSRKSLLNVFHDGSCHPGMALVIDDRLKVWDERDQRRVHVVPAFAPYYAPQAEANFPIPVLCVARNVACNVRGGFFKEFDEGIIPRITEVCYEDELDDILSAPDVSNYFISEDENAAVSNVNKSPLAFDGMADAEVEKRMKEASSSFQSANPITNNVDLMSVAANQHCVTLTPISSSTPVAPPLGSPAREEGEVPESELDPDTRRRLLILQHGQDTRDPAPPFPAGPPSQVSVPPVQSHGNWVCLEDEMNPRNLNKVSTEFNLESDSVQYDKKQLQHTSYIPIGDNPMSYDRYNYQNQRYPSQPPQSEDYHTLHNHAPTAYRSFSGQRSSHMESGRHFARYGGIPGVLEEIALKCGFKVEYRSTLCDTAELQFSVEVVIFGEKVGEGVGKTRKEAQCRAADTSLRNLADKFLSWDPDKVTFLKENDFNRHPKSNRYPGSNIYDTLPVASTSAESRYMNDRIDTLRKPGASFAALKELCTVEGYNLDFHAQPSVDGSVDKEIRAQGVPSAESSRSVRGLGKGVSGKPYPHLCNARRPRLEPGTFRSQAVEIGGKVLGKGVGATWEEAKLQAADEAYGMLKSMLGQHVPRQSASPRSVAPNFNKRFKPDFSQALQRIPSGRYSRNDSRFP; from the exons ACGGCTGTTTTTCCACTTGGAGCAGAAGAGATACACTTAGTGGCGATGACTTCTAAGAGAAACATGCCAAATGGTGCATGTTTTTGGGGCTTTAAAGTGCCATTGGGCTTGTATAATTCTTGCCTGAGTATGCTGAATCTTCGATGCCTTGGTATTGTGTTTGACCTTGATGAAACATTAATTGTTGCCAATACCACGCGATCTTTTGAAGACAGGATAGATGCTATTCAGAGAAAATTGAATAATGAGACTGATCCGCAGCGCATTAGTGGTATGTTGGCGGAGATCAAGAGGTACCAAGAAGACAAGTCTATCCTAAAACAGTATATAGAAAGTGACCAGGTTACTGATGGAGGAGAATTGTACAAAGTACAATCAGAGGTCATTCCACCCTTAGCTGATAATCATCAACAACCTATGACACGCCCGATTATAAGGTTGCACGAGAAAAATATTATCTTGACACGTATAAATCCATCA ATAAGAGATACTAGTGTTCTGGTGCGGTTAAGACCTGCATGGGACGACCTTCGGAGCTACTTAATTGCAAGAGGTCGCAAACGTTTTGAGGTTTATGTGTGCACAATGGCTGAGAGGGACTACGCTTTGGAAATGTGGAGGTTGCTTGATCCAGATTCAAGATTGATAAACTCCGTTCAACTTCTTGACAGACTTGTATGTGTCAAATCTG GGTCAAGAAAATCTTTGCTAAATGTGTTCCATGATGGATCTTGTCACCCTGGAATGGCCCTTGTCATTGACGACCGTTTGAAAGTTTGGGATGAGAGGGACCAACGTAGAGTTCACGTTGTTCCTGCATTTGCTCCATATTACGCTCCCCAGGCAGAG GCAAACTTCCCTATTCCAGTTCTATGCGTCGCACGGAATGTTGCTTGCAATGTTAGGGGTGGTTTCTTCAA AGAATTTGATGAGGGTATCATTCCAAGGATTACTGAAGTTTGTTATGAGGACGAATTGGATGACATTCTTTCTGCTCCTGATGTTAGCAATTATTTTATTTCAGAG GACGAGAATGCTGCTGTTTCAAATGTAAACAAAAGCCCACTAGCTTTTGATGGTATGGCAGATGCAGAGGTTGAGAAGAGAATGAAG GAAGCTTCTTCCAGCTTTCAATCTGCGAATCCAATAACAAATAATGTCGATCTGATGTCAGTAGCCGCTAACCAACACTGTGTTACACTTACACCTATATCCTCATCTACTCCAGTAGCACCACCACTGG GTTCTCCGGCTAGGGAAGAGGGTGAAGTTCCTGAGTCTGAATTGGATCCTGACACTCGGAGAAGGCTTCTCATATTACAACATGGTCAAGACACAAGAGATCCTGCACCGCCGTTTCCTGCTGGACCTCCTTCACAAGTCTCAGTACCTCCTGTGCAATCTCATGGAAATTGGGTTTGCTTAGAGGATGAAATGAACCCTAGGAACCTGaacaaggtttcaacagaatttAATTTAGAATCTGATTCTGTACAGTATGATAAGAAGCAATTGCAGCATACATCATACATCCCTATCGGGGATAATCCTATGTCTTATGATAGATACAATTATCAGAATCAGAGATATCCTTCTCAG CCACCTCAAAGTGAAGATTATCATACACTTCATAACCATGCGCCTACAGCTTATCGATCCTTTTCTG GGCAAAGAAGCAGCCATATGGAATCGGGACGACATTTTGCACGATATGGAGGAATTCCAGGTGTATTAGAGGAAATTGCGTTGAAGTGTGGATTTAAG GTGGAGTACCGATCAACTTTATGTGATACGGCAGAGTTGCAATTCTCCGTTGAG GTTGTGATTTTTGGAGAAAAAGTAGGTGAAGGAGTTGGAAAAACAAGGAAAGAAGCACAGTGTCGAGCTGCAGATACATCCTTAAGAAATCTGGCAG ACAAATTTCTATCATGGGACCCAGATAAGGTGACATTTCTGAAGGAGAATGACTTTAATAGGCATCCAAAGTCAAACAGATATCCAGGAAGTAATATATATGACACATTACCAGTTGCAAGCACTTCAGCTGAGTCTAGATATATGAATGACAGAATTGATACTTTAAGAAAACCTGGTGCTTCTTTTGCTGCTCTTAAGGAGCTT TGTACGGTTGAAGGGTATAATTTAGATTTCCATGCTCAGCCATCTGTGGATGGTTCAGTAGATAAAGAAATTCGTGCTCAG ggcgtacccagcgcagagagctcccgctctgtgcggggtctggggaagggtgtcagtggcaagccttaccctcacctgtgcaatgcgaggagaccgcgactcgaacccgggaccttccggtcacaggcg GTAGAAATAGGAGGAAAAGTCCTTGGTAAAGGAGTTGGAGCAACATGGGAGGAAGCTAAGCTGCAG GCTGCTGATGAGGCATATGGAATGTTGAAATCCATGCTCGGTCAACATGTTCCGAGGCAATCTGCATCTCCAAG GTCAGTGGCGCCGAATTTTAATAAGCGCTTCAAGCCAGATTTCTCCCAGGCACTACAAAGGATTCCTTCAGGCAGATATTCTAGAAATGACAGTCGTTTTCCTTGA